The segment CTGCAACAGAAGAGTCAACGCCGCCGGACAGCGCACACAGCACGCGGCCGGAGCCAACCTTTTCCCTGATTTCCTTAATAGATTTTTCCACAAAGGCATCCATCTTCCAGTCTCCGCTGCAGCCGCAGACGCTGTAAACGAAGTTGGAAAGCATCTTCGTTCCCTCCTGGGTATGCATTACCTCTGGATGGAACTGAACGGCATACCAGTTTTTCTCCGGCATTTCCATAGCTGCTACCGGGCAGACAGGAGTATGGCCTGTCACAGCAAAGCCCTCCGGGGCCTTCTCAATATAATCTGTATGGCTCATCCAGCAGATCGTCTTTGGAGATACATCCGCAAACAGCTTGGAGGCCGTGTCAACATCCACCTCTGTCTTTCCGTACTCGCTGACAGGGGCTGTTGCCACCTTTCCGCCCAGCAGGTATGCCATCAGCTGTGCGCCATAGCAGATTCCCAAAACAGGAATACCCAGTTCAAAGATTTCTTTTGAACAGCGAGGAGAATCGTCCCCATATACACTGTTAGGTCCGCCGGTAAAAATGATTCCCTTCGGATTCATCTCTTTAATTTTTTCAATCGGCATACTGTACGGATGAACTTCACAATATACGTTGCATTCTCTTACTCTTCTGGCAATTAACTGATTATACTGACCGCCAAAGTCCAATACAATAATCATTTCTTTTTCCACGAGTATTCCTCCTATAAATTTTCACTGTTGTATCAACCTGCAAAAGGTAAAACTCCCGCAGTCTACAATCTATTATAAGATACGCCGCACCTCTTGGCAACCTGTTTTTGCATCAAACCATGCCCAAACTGTGCCCGGACTGCGCTGCAACGTGAACGTCAAAGTGAATATCCAAGCCCTGATATATAAAATGAGGACAAAATCAGCAGGCACAGATGCAGACTTGACAGTATTTTTTGGTATTCTTCATAGCTTTTTATATGTTTTATCGCTTTTGCAGTTTCTTCGCAGTTTACCTTTATAAGCCGTAATACTCCTCTGCAGTTTTCTTCCTGTCTTTTCTTCCTGGCTTTTCTTTCCATCCTTCTCTTTCGTTCTTTCCATTACCTGTCTTTTCGTTCTGCCTTTTTATTCCCCCTCCCACTTCCTTCTTCCCATTTTCCTCCGCAAATTCCAGAACCTTTCGGATCCCCACATAATCTCCAGCTGTAAACGCTTCCCCGACAGATCGGTACCCGCTTTTTTCATAAAAGCGGTTTAAAGCCTGATTTTCTGCCTGGCAGTCTAAGCGGACGCCTCTTTTGCCCTGTTTTCGGGCATATTCCTCAATCGCCTTTAAAAAGGCCTGTCCCGCTCCTTTTCCCGCCAGGCCGGTTCTCGTGGCAAGGTGGTGGACATAAAGGTATGCCCTGTCTCCATCCCACCTCTCATCACTCTCCAGAAGCGCTGCCGCTCCTGCTATATCCGCTCCCCTCATCAGGAAAAACAGCCTTCCATTCCTGGCATGCTCAGCAAAATATTCCTCTGAATAAAAATCCAGATACTCCTCATCATTCCACTGATGCATTCCCATCTGTTCCATCCAGGCAATGCGCTCTTTTATAACTGCGATAAAACTGGAAACCTGCCCTTCCCCTGCCGGCTCCAGCCGATAATTCCTGTCCATCTCATCCCTCATCCGCTTCACGTTCAAACCTTTCTGCCTCTAATTTCTTCCGGCTGCCTCCAGGTATTTTTTTACATACTCTCCTGTATAGGAAGCCGGATTTTGTGCTACCTCCTCCGGTGTCCCCTTGGCAATGACTGTACCTCCCTTATCCCCTCCATTGGGGCCAATGTCGATGAGATAGTCTGCCGTTTTTATCACATCCAGGTTGTGTTCAATGACAACCACCGTATTTCCTCCGTCTGAAAGCCTGCGCAGTATCTCAATCAGCTTGTGCACATCTGCAAAGTGGAGGCCTGTGGTCGGCTCGTCCAGCACATAGATCGTCTTTCCCGTCCCCCTCTTGCTGAGCTCCGTGGCCAGCTTGATTCGCTGAGCCTCGCCTCCCGACAGCTCTGTGGAGGGCTGTCCCAGACGGATATAGGAAAGTCCCACATCATTCAGAGTCTCAATCTTTCTGTAAATCGAGGGCACATTTTCAAAGAAATGGAGAGCCTCCTCCACTGTCATATTCAGCACATCATAGATGCTCTTCCCCTTGTATTTAACCTCCAGAGTTTCTCTGTTATAGCGTTTTCCTCCGCAGACCTCACAGGGCACGTACACATCCGGCAGGAAGTGCATCTCGATCTTGATAATTCCATCGCCGCTGCAGGCCTCGCAGCGGCCTCCCTTCTTATTGAAGCTGAAACGCCCCTTATTGTAGCCCTTCGCCTTGGCGTCGGGGGTCGATGCAAACAGGTCGCGGATCAGATCAAAGGCTCCCGTATAGGTGGCAGGGTTGGAACGGGGAGTGCGGCCGATGGGAGACTGATCAATTGCAATAATCTTGTCAAGCTGCTCGGTTCCCTCAATGGTCTTGTGCTTTCCCGGTATGGTTCTGGCCCGGTTCAGCTTTTTGGCAAGGGCTTTGTAGAGAATCTCATTGACCAGAGAGCTCTTTCCGGAGCCTGACACACCGGTTACGCAGGTCATCACTCCCAACGGGAAGGAGACGTCAATATTTTTCAGATTATTTTCCGCTGCACCGCGCACGGTAATCCATCCAGTAGGTTTCCTGCGCTCTGCGGGAACCGGAATTTTAATCCTGCCGCTCAGATATGCCCCTGTGATGGAATCCTTACATTTCATGATCTGTTTGGCTGTACCCACTGCCACCACATTTCCGCCGTGCTCTCCTGCTCCCGGACCGATATCCACAATACAGTCTGCGGCAAGCATGGTATCCTCATCGTGTTCCACCACAAGCACCGTATTTCCCAGATCCCGAAGGTGCAGAAGTGTCTTCAGCAGCTTGTCATTGTCCTTCTGGTGAAGACCGATGCTGGGCTCGTCCAGGATATAGGCAACTCCTACCAGACCGGAGCCGATCTGGGTGGCAAGGCGGATTCTCTGAGCTTCTCCTCCTGACAGGGTTCCCGTAGCGCGGGAGAGCGTCAGATAATCCAGTCCCACATCAATGAGGAAGCTGACTCTGGCGCGGATCTCCTTCAGAATCGGCGCTCCGATGGCCTCCTGCATGGGAGTCAGGCTCAGTCCGTCAATAAATTCCCTGTATTTGACAATGGACATATTGGTAGCTTCATAGATATTTTTTTCTCCCACTGTAACGGCAAGGGCTTCCTTCTTCAGTCTCTGTCCGCGGCAGGCAGGGCAGGGAGTAATCCGCATAAAGGTCTCATACTCTGCCTTCATAGCGTCAGAAAAGGTTTCCCTGTACTTTCTGTTCATGCTCTGGATCAGTCCTTCAAAGGCAACGTCGTAGACGCCCTCTCCCCGCTGCCCCTTATAACGGACCTTCAGTACCTTTCCTCCTGTTCCGTGGATCAGGACATCGTGAATCTCCTTGGGATAATCCTGGAAGGGGGTGTCGAGGCTGAAATGATACTCCTCTGTCAGCGCGTCGAGAATGGCTCTGGTAAAGCTGCCCTTGTCCGTACAGGACTGCCAGCCCATTCCCACAATCGCCCCCTGGCTGATGCTCAGGGATTTATCCGGAATCAGCAGATCCTCATCAAATTCCATCTTGTATCCCAGTCCAAAGCATTCCGGGCAGGCGCCGAATGGATTATTGAAGGAAAAGCTCCTCGGCTCCACCTCGTCCACACTGATGCCGCAGTCCGGGCAGGCAAAATTCTGGCTGAAATTCATAGTCCCCTGCTCCGGTATCTCCACCGTCATCAGCCCGCCTGTAAGCTCCATGACGGTTTCAATGGAATCTGTCAGACGCTTCTCGATTCCCGGCTTCACAACAAGGCGGTCCACCACAATTTCGATATTGTGCTTGATATTCTTATCCAGCTTGATCTCCTCAGAAAGCTCATAGAGGCTTCCGTCAATTCTGACACGGACATAGCCGCTCTTTCGCGCCTGCTCAAGCACCTTCACATGCTCTCCCTTTCTTCCCCTGACCACCGGGGCCAGAAGCTGAATTTTCGTCCGCTCCGGCATCTCCATAATCTGATCCACCATCTGGTCCACGGTCTGGCGGTGAATCTCTCTGCCGCACTTCGGACAGTGAGGGATTCCGATTCTGGCATAGAGAAGCCTCATATAGTCATAGATTTCCGTCACAGTTCCCACTGTAGAGCGTGGATTCCTGTTCGTGGACTTCTGATCAATAGAAATAGCCGGCGATAAGCCTTCTATACTCTCCACATCCGGTTTCTCCATCTGTCCCAGGAACTGCCTTGCATAGGACGACAGAGACTCCATATAGCGCCTCTGCCCCTCCGCATAGATCGTGTCAAAGGCCAGAGAGGACTTACCGGAACCGGAAAGCCCCGTCAGAACAACCAGCTCATTTCTGGGAATATCCACTGATATATTTTTCAGGTTGTGCTCATTGGCACCTCGTATTTTAATGTACTGTTTTGCCATATTTTTAAACTCCCTCACTGTTTTCACATTTTCACAAAATTTCGGCCAGACCCTTACATCTGCCGCCGCAAACTGACTGCCTCGTCTGCAGCTTCATCTGTTTTTATCTATTCTTCCTCTCAGACATCCGGCTTTCGGCCAGAACTCCCCGGCAAAATTTGACATTCGCCTCCTGTCTCTGAATCTGATGATGCCCGGTACCGCCGCCTGCAGGCATACGGCCAGTCTGAGCTCATTATACTATAACCCCACGTGCGGCGGTATGGAAATTGCAATATTTTTAGACAAAATTCACCACTGTATGTTTCCTCACGCCGCGCCGTATCCAACTGCGCCGCGGTTCTAAAAAGCAGCCGGAACCGCTTTTTCTTTCGGTTTTTGTTTTAGCTTCATTATATCACATGCAATCTCCCTTTGCAAACATTTGTTCGATTGTCTGGCTGTTAAATTTTCATGCAGAGATAAAAAGCCTGAGAACTCACGCTTCATCCGCTGATCCCCAGCCCAGTTCATTGCCTCAGCGTCTTTTCCTTTCCCGCTTTCGCAACTTACTTATGGACTGCCCTTCTCACGGACAAACTGCTGTTCTCAGGCTCTTTTCATCTGTCAGATTATGACATGAAACGCTCTTGTCTGTTTCCTGTTTTCCTTTCTGTTTTTCCTTCCTGTCTTTCTGTTTTCTCTTCCTGTTTCGTTATTTTTTCGTACTGATCTGCTGTTTTTCCTTCCTCTGCTCCATTGCCGAATTCTTAATTCTGCTGACTCTCCTGCTGCTTTCCTGCAGAATCTGCCTTCAGGATCTCCATAAACTCCTCTCCTGTTATGGTTTCCTTCTCAAGCAGGTAGGCAGCCAGCTCATGGAGCTTCTCCTCGTTTTCTTTCAGGATCTGGACCGCTCTGTCATGGGCCCTGCGCACAGTATCGATTACCTCCTCGTCAATCCGCATGGCCGTGTGCTCCGAGCAGGCCAGAGAGGCGTCCCCGCCCAGATACTGGTTGGTCACTGTTTCCAGTGCAACCATGCCGAACTGCTCACTCATACCATACCGTGTCACCATGGCGCGGGCAATCTTTGTGGCCTGCTCAATATCGTTGGAGGCGCCTGTGGTAATGGAATGGAAGACAAGCTCCTCTGCCGCACGGCCTCCTGTGAAGGTCACAATCTTGTTGAACGCCTCCTCACGGCTCATGAGGAAGCGCTGATCCTCCTCCACCTGCATGGTATATCCCAGCGCCCCGCTGGTCCTTGGAATAATAGTGATTTTGTGGACGGGAGCAGAATGGCTCTGCATGGCAGCCACCAGGGCATGGCCGATCTCATGGTAAGAGACAATCTTCTTCTCATCCATGGAAACTCCGGCATCCTTCCTCTGATAACCGGCAATGACAACCTCCACGCTCTCCTCTAAATCCTGCTGAGAAACGGTTTTTCTTCCCATCCGCACAGCCCGAAGGGCAGCTTCATTGACAATATTTGCTAAATCCGCTCCGCTTGCGCCGCTGGTGGCACGGGCAATCTCATTGTAATCCACTGTTTCATCCACTTTCACATTTTTAGCGGAAACTCTGAGAATGGCCTCACGCCCCCTCATATCGGGAAGCTCCACAGGAATCCTTCGGTCAAACCGTCCCGGTCTCAAAAGTGCCTTGTCAAGAGACTCCGGCCGGTTGGTCGCCGCCAGAATCACAACACCCTTGCGGCCGTCAAAGCCGTCCATCTCTGTCAGAAGCTGGTTCAGCGTCTGTTCTCTCTCATCGTTGCCTCCCATGTTTCCGTCGCGTTTCTTTCCAATGGTATCGATCTCGTCGATAAAGACAATACATGGAGCCTTCTCATTTGCCTGCTTAAACAGATCCCTCACCTTGGCAGCTCCCATTCCCACAAACATTTCCACAAACTCTGAACCGGAAATGGAGAAAAACGGAACATGGGCTTCTCCGGCCACCGCCTTTGCCAGAAGTGTCTTTCCTGTTCCAGGAGGGCCTACAAGCAATGCGCCCTTGGGAAGGGTCGCTCCGATTTCCGCATATTTTCCCGGATTGTGCAGGAAATCCACAATCTCCTTCAGGGCATCCTTCGCTTCCTCCTGCCCGGCCACATCGGCAAATGTCTTTCCCGTCTCAGATTCTGCATAAATTTTGGCATTAGACTTTCCAAACGTCATCGCATTTGGCCCGCCCATCCGCTTCATCATAGCCCGGCCCATAATCTGGCCAATCAGAACAAAAAATACAAGGGGCATAATCCAGGTAATCAGCACATCCAGAAGGGGGGATGCCTGTGTCGGAATCTCCTTGCTGAACTTCACATCCGTACCCTCCAGACGCTCCGCCAGATTTTCTCCGGTCGGCAGTCCTGTCTTGCGCACAAGCCTGTGTTCATCGTCCTTCAGTGTATACATAACCTCTTCATTGGTAGTTTCATAGACCTCCTCTATATTCCCCTCGTTCAGAGAGGTGAGAAACTGGTCGTACCGCACTTCCACCGTCCGATCCATCAGAGACGGAAATACAAAAATATTTAACAGCAGCAAAACCAACATGACGATTCCATAGTAATACAGGAACGAACGTCTTGGCGGTTTCTTCTGTTCTGTATCCTTATTCTCCATAGATTTACTCTCCTTTTGATCTTTTTTCTTCTTTCCTTACGGGTTCACTCTATTATATTTTCTGCTTCAGTTCAGGGTCTCTGATCTTTATCGAAGTCCTGCCGTTCCTTCCTCTTACAGTAATATTTGCTTCTGCTTAAGCGGAGATTTTATTCCTCCTTTTCGCTTCCCTTAATCTCAGCAGTTTCTTGCAGTTTCTCTTCAGTCAGTTTTCCTGACTGACTTTTCACTCTGTATAAATCATTGACATTCCTGAAAATATTATACTTTGCAGACAGGCAATCCGCTGTCAGTAGCAAAGGCACAGATGAGCTGACACTGCTTGTGAGCAGAAAATACAATTTGATCTTACGCAAATAACAATAACTCTGTTGTTTACTTTTGTCAATGGTTTATAGTAAATATTTATTTACTTTTAATAATTATTGATTTATCATCGCTTATATGATATGATTCGATTAGAAACATTAAATCCCGCTTCCCTAAAACATCGCAGGAGCGTTTGGTTCCTGTATATCAGACACCGGGCATCTAACTTCTGCAATACCGATATATAAATCTTTCCGCAGAGGTTTCACCTGATATGGCCTTATTCATAATATAGCTTCATTCATAATATGGCCTCATCCATTTTAAGAACTTCATCTGAGGAAATTCACAATACACTTGATTGATGCCCGGTTCTGAGAAAACATTAAAATATATAAAAAAGGAGCAATTACATGATGAGTACTGATATAAACACGGCCGGCAAACACTTTCTGCAGTTTGCCATCGCCTTTCTAAGCCTGACCAAGTGCCAGTACCAGCAGGCGAATGATGTGAAAGTAAATTCATTAGGCTTTTTCACTTTAGTTGCACTGGAAAACTGGGCAGATGAAAATTATACGATGTCCGATCTCGCAGACAAGCTGCAGATCGCCAAACAGCAGCTGTCCAGGCTCATTAATGATTTGGAGGCCAAGGAGCTGGTGGAACGAATCCACGACACCGCAAACAGGCGAAGAGTATATATACGGATCTCCAGGCATGGCCTTGAAATGATGGATGAGCTGAAGCAGTCCATGCTTAAAAGCACCACAGCGGCACTGTCAGCATACAGTGAAGACGAGCTGGAAGAGCTGGATCACTGCCTGTGCCGCCTGACGAAATTAATGGAAAAATTTAATGCGGACGGCTGCTAGTCCGCTGATTTCTTTTTATTCCCAGAGTGTCTGCTGATTGTTCCTAAAACAGCAGGCACTTTCATTTTTTAAAATTTTCTGTACTCTAAAAGCGACCCCCGGTATACATTTGAAACTTCTCATTTTTCTCTTACAGCCCTTCCTGTGGGCTCTCTATGCCAACCTTCTATAATTTCCCTTATCCGAAGTATAATAGCCACGTAATGCAGTTAGGAATTTCGAAAAAAATGATTTCAAGAAGAAAAAAAGGAGAGTGCATTCATTATGAGAAAGCAGACTAAATTAGTTGCAGTTCTTTCTGCAGCAGCTTTACTCGCTGTAGGCGCTTCCATGACATCTTTCGCAGGTTGGGAGAAGGATGAGGATGGTATCTGGCACTACTATGACAGCGATGATGAGATGGTAACAGACGAGTGGAGAAAAGACGGCTCCAAGTGGTTCTATCTCGATGAGGATGGAAACATGCTGACAGATTCCTGGGTAGACGATGAGTACTACGTAGGTTCTGACGGCGCTATGTTAAAGAATCAGTGGGTTAAGACAACAGCTGATGAGGATGTAGATGATCCAGAGGATGACGGTGATCACTGGTACTACTTCTCCTCCAATGGTAAGAAAGTAGAGGATGACACTAAGAAGATCAATGGCAAGACCTACTACTTCAACGAAGACGGCGAGATGAGATATGGTTGGTACCAGGATGCCAACGGCGATGTATTTTATCTTGGCAGCGAGGACGAAGGTTGGAGAGCCGAGAGCCAGTGGTTATGGCTTGCATTACCGGATGAGGATGAGGTTGACAGAAACAGCGTTAGCTTCTGTGATGACGACAGAGAATGCGAAGTACACTGTGATGAAGAGGGCTGGTACTACTTCGGAAGCAACGGCAAAATGTACAGAGATTCTAAGAAGAAGAAAGTAAATGGAAAGTACTACTTCTTTAACGAGCACGGCCAGATGCTGTATGAGTGGATCAACAACCAGAAGTACAATGTAAGCAGTAGCTCTGATCTTGTAAGCGGTACAGATGAAAAAGGCACTACATACCAGAAACCAGGTGCTGCTTCTTCCAGCAACGGCGTCTTAGATGACAATGCTGATTATAAGGGAGGAAGCCAGATCTGGAATATGCAGTACTCCAATGTAGTGGAAGATGGTTCCAGAGCAAACGGCTGGTACGAGATCGACGGTTCTGCTGATACAGGCGAAGATGGTGATACAGATTGGTACTACTTCGATGACGGCGAGCCAGAGAGGGCAGATGCCGGAAAAGACTTTGTTACTGTAGACGGCGATGGAGCAAAGGTATTCAGAGCAAAGATTAAGATCAATGGAAAGTACTTCTGCTTCAACGAGATGGGTCAGATGCAGACAGGTCTTCAGTACGTCGGAGCTGACAAGGCATTCTACTACTTTGATGAGAACGGCTATATGCAGACAGGCAAGGAAACAAATGTAGAGGATGATGATGATTCCTACAACTTCTACTTCATTACCAAGAACGGCAAGAACGGCCAGGGACAGATGGGAGAGAAGGACAACTACCTTTACTTTGGTGGAAAACGCCTTGAGGCTGATGATGACTACAAGATCTACTTCCTTGATGGGGAGTATTATCTGGTAAATAACAAGGGTAAAATCCAGGATTCCAAGTCCAAGAAGTACGATGTGGAGAATGGAAACGGCATGACAGACGCTAAGTTTACTTTCAAGAACAACGGCGGTATTTCTAAGGTATATGTCGATGATGTCGAAGTTCCGGCAACTGAGTGGAAGAAAGATGCGGAAATCCCAGAGATTGCTCTGTATGATGGATACTTTACATATGATGACGGAGATGTTTTAGGATGGTATACAGAAGATCAGTACAATGGTTTCGCAAGAAATAATAATTGATAACCTGTAAATCATGAATTTAAAAGGGGATGCTATCTTAATTGCGGGAAACCGCAGGAGGATAGTATCCTCTTTTTTACATTCTAAAATTTAAAAATCCATCGATAATTACACTTAATATTTAGAAAATATGAAACTATAAGTATAAACTTATTCTTTTCCACGCTTTTATCGATATATCCCCTCTATTATTTTTCAATTCAATATTTAACATTGACATATATTATAAAATTACTTTTAATAAAATTACTAATTTTAAAATTAGTAAAAATAATTAAAGGGGGCTAATTATGTTTGTAGGAAGAGAACGGGAACTGCAGAAGCTGGAATCGATGTATGAAAGTGATCAATTTGAGTTTGCCGTTTTTTACGGCAGACGGCGGGTAGGTAAGACAACCCTCATCAATGAATTCTGCAAGAATAAAAAGACAATTTTTTTCGTTGCATCTGAGGCAGCCAGCCAGGAAAATCTGGAACTTTTCTCGAAAGCTGTCTTTCAGGCCACAATGCCGGGGTTGACATTTCCTTCTTTCAGAAGTTATGACGAATTATTTTCCTATATAGACAATATATGCAGTCAGGAGCGGATTATCCTGGCAATTGACGAGTTTCCCTATCTGGCGGCCAGCTACAAGGCAGTTTCTTCCCTGCTGCAGGCTCATATTGACCAGAAATGGAAAAACAGCAGGCTGTTTCTGATTTTATGCGGTTCTTCCATGATCTTCATGGAACATCAGGTTCTGGGGTATAAAAGCCCTCTCTATGGGGGAAGAACTGCGCAATTTAAAATTCATCCATTTACATTTTTCGAGTCCAGACGTCTTCTGGAGGATTTTTCCAAGGAAGAGCAGGCCATCATTTATGGCATAACAGGAGGAATTCCAGAGTATTTAAGCCGTATTCGCCCCTCTGTTTCTCTGGATGAAAATATTATTGATCTGTTTTTTACGGAAAGCGGAAGACTCTATGAAGAACCCTCCAATCTTCTGAAGCAGGAACTGAGGGATCCGTCTACGTACAATTCCGTTATTGGGGCAATCGCTTCTGGTGCAAGCCGCCTCAATGATATAGCGGTTAAGACAGGAATCGAGACAGGAGCAGCAAGCAACCTGCTGGTTTCCCTCATAGAGCTGGGGAACGTCCGAAAGGAAATTCCCGTTACAGAAAAAGCTGGAAGCCGGAAGACTATTTATCTGCTGCAGGATCAGATGTTTCGGTTCTGGTACCGCTTTGTGGCTCCAAATATCAGCGGAATTGTCCGGGGAATAGGGGCTGAAATCTATGAAAAGCAAATCCGGCCTCAGCTCAGCCATTTCATGAGATTTGTATTTGAAGAAATTTGCCAGCAGTATCTGTATCTTCCGCAGAACCTGTCTTCTGCCCCGTTTCTGTACAGCAAATGCGGAAGATGGTGGGGAAATAATCCTGTCGAAAAGCGCCAGGAAGAAATTGATATAGTGGTGCTCGATGAGAGCCATATCCTGTTGGGGGAATGCAAATGGCAGAATGCTCCGGTAGGAGTTGATGTACTAAGGGATTTGATTCTTCAGGGGAATTTATTTTACATTCAGGAAAAATGGTTTTATGTTTTTGCAAAAACGGCCTTCACAAAAGATTGCATAGACTATGCAGAAAAGAGTAAAAATATACATCTGATTACGTTTGATGAAATGTAATAATGAGCGAGAATCAAGGCTGAAATCATATGGCAGCAGGTCTGGGCTCTATGTCAATAGCTGGGACGGGACTCGTTTGAATCCCGCCCCAGCTATTGACATAGGCTCTAAAAGCGCCGACAGAAGAATAATCAAATCTGTCTGCCAGCGCCTTTTTTAATTAATCAATCGTTTACCTGAAATAGGCTACCCAGATATTAATCTACCCAGCTTGGAGCCTTGTCTGCTGTAAACCACTTAAGACCAGTTCCTGGAATGTCTGCGCTATTTCCGCTTCCCTCCGTCTCAATCTCGTATGTAAAGTATCCATCATATAAGGAAACGTAAGGGATAGTTGCTGCTTCTCTTAAGTCAGCCCAATCCTCATCTGTAGCCTTTTCTCCATCAATTTCTACAATGCCGGTAATCTTATTTCCACTGAAGGTGAACTGTACATCTGTAAGACCATTTCCATTCTCCACATCATATTTCTTAGACTTGGAGTCCTGGATTTTGCCCTTATTATTTACAAGATAGTAAGCACCTTCGTAGTAAACAACTCTGTAGTCATCATCTGCCTCGATGCGTTTTCCTTCGAAGTATAAGTAACCATCCTTCTCGCCCTTCTGTCCCTGGCCGTTCTTGCCATTCTTGGTGATAAAGTAGTAATTGAAGGAGTCATCGTCATCCTCTACATTGCTCTCTTTACCTGTCTGCATATAGCCGTTGTCGTCAAAGTAGTAGAATGCCTTGTCCTTTGGAATGTACTGAAGCCCTGTCTGCATCTGACCCATCTCGTTGAAGCAGAAGTATTTTCCGTCAATTTTGATTTTTGCTCTGTAAACAGGAGCTCCATCTCCATCTGCAATATCTAAAAGATCTCTGCTAGAATCTGCTCTCTCTGGCTCTCCATCATCGAAGTAGTACCAATCTGTATCTCCATCTGTACCTGTGTCAGAGGAACCGTCGATTTCATACCAACCGTTTGCTCTGGAACCATCTTCTACAACATTAGAATACTGCATGTTGTAGATATATCCAGCGCCTTCCTCACCGTCAGCTACAGCATTTCCATCTAATGCATTGCTTGCAGATGCATTAGTCTCTAACTCTGCACCAGATGGTGTTGTGTTCTTATTTACAACATACTTCTGGTTATTGATCCATTCGTATACCATCTGACCATGCTCATTGAAGAAATAATATTTTCCGTTTACTTTCTTCTTGTCTGCCTTCTGGTACATTTTACCATTGGATCCGAAGTAGTACCAACCTTCTTCATCACAGTCTTCACACTCGTCAGAGTCGAAGTCAACACCGTTTCTGTCAACCTCATCCTCATCTGGTAATGCAAGCCATAACCACTGGCTCTCTGCTCTCCAGCCTTCGTCCTCGCCGCCAAGGTAGAATACGTCTTCACCATCCTGATGCCAGCCGTATCTCATCTCACCGTCTTCGTTGAAGTAGTAGGTCTTGCCGTTGATCTTCTTGGAATCTTCCTCTACCTTCTTACCATTGGAAGAGAAGTAGTACCAGTGATCACCGTCATCCTCTGGATCATCTACATCCTCATCAGCTGTTGTCTTAACCCACTGATTCTTTAACATAGCACCGTCAGAACCTACATAGTACTCATCGTCTACCCAGGAATCTGTCAGCATGTTTCCATCCTCATCGAGGTAGAACCACTTGGAGCCGTCTTTTCTCCACTCGTCTGTTACCATCTCATCATCGCTGTCATAGTAGTGCCAGATACCATCCTCATCCTTCTCCCAACCTGCGAAAGATGTCATGGAAGCGCCTACAGCGAGTAAAGCTGCTGCAGAAAGAACTGCAACTAATTTAGTCTGCTTTCTCATAATGAATGCACTCTCCTTTTTTCTTCTTGAAATCATTTTTTTCGAAATTCCTAACTGCATTAC is part of the Clostridium sp. M62/1 genome and harbors:
- a CDS encoding ATP-binding protein, with translation MFVGRERELQKLESMYESDQFEFAVFYGRRRVGKTTLINEFCKNKKTIFFVASEAASQENLELFSKAVFQATMPGLTFPSFRSYDELFSYIDNICSQERIILAIDEFPYLAASYKAVSSLLQAHIDQKWKNSRLFLILCGSSMIFMEHQVLGYKSPLYGGRTAQFKIHPFTFFESRRLLEDFSKEEQAIIYGITGGIPEYLSRIRPSVSLDENIIDLFFTESGRLYEEPSNLLKQELRDPSTYNSVIGAIASGASRLNDIAVKTGIETGAASNLLVSLIELGNVRKEIPVTEKAGSRKTIYLLQDQMFRFWYRFVAPNISGIVRGIGAEIYEKQIRPQLSHFMRFVFEEICQQYLYLPQNLSSAPFLYSKCGRWWGNNPVEKRQEEIDIVVLDESHILLGECKWQNAPVGVDVLRDLILQGNLFYIQEKWFYVFAKTAFTKDCIDYAEKSKNIHLITFDEM
- a CDS encoding cell wall-binding repeat protein, whose product is MRKQTKLVAVLSAAALLAVGASMTSFAGWEKDEDGIWHYYDSDDEMVTDEWRKDGSKWFYLDEDGNMLTDSWVDDEYYVGSDGAMLKNQWVKTTADEDVDDPEDDGDHWYYFSSNGKKVEEDSKKINGKTYYFNEDGEMRYGWHQDGEDVFYLGGEDEGWRAESQWLWLALPDEDEVDRNGVDFDSDECEDCDEEGWYYFGSNGKMYQKADKKKVNGKYYFFNEHGQMVYEWINNQKYVVNKNTTPSGAELETNASASNALDGNAVADGEEGAGYIYNMQYSNVVEDGSRANGWYEIDGSSDTGTDGDTDWYYFDDGEPERADSSRDLLDIADGDGAPVYRAKIKIDGKYFCFNEMGQMQTGLQYIPKDKAFYYFDDNGYMQTGKESNVEDDDDSFNYYFITKNGKNGQGQKGEKDGYLYFEGKRIEADDDYRVVYYEGAYYLVNNKGKIQDSKSKKYDVENGNGLTDVQFTFSGNKITGIVEIDGEKATDEDWADLREAATIPYVSLYDGYFTYEIETEGSGNSADIPGTGLKWFTADKAPSWVD